Proteins from a genomic interval of Lysobacter stagni:
- a CDS encoding nucleoside 2-deoxyribosyltransferase — MIRSLYLAGPDVFRPDAHARGLELKALCAQFDIEGLFPLDQDVPAHITDPGERAAWIYDANIGLIERADAVLANLDFFRGPEPDSGTCFEVGYAVAKGKPVFGYIPEHGSFAERIRERHPQAIGPDGVLDVHGWNIEEFGLPLNLMLSVPAPLVVGDACTALVHLVRYQHAHTFPDTD; from the coding sequence ATGATCCGCTCGCTCTACCTTGCCGGCCCGGACGTGTTCCGCCCCGACGCGCACGCGCGTGGACTGGAGCTCAAGGCCCTGTGCGCGCAGTTCGACATCGAGGGCCTGTTCCCGCTCGACCAGGACGTGCCGGCGCACATCACCGATCCGGGCGAACGGGCCGCCTGGATCTACGACGCCAACATTGGCCTGATCGAACGCGCCGATGCCGTACTGGCCAACCTGGATTTCTTCCGCGGCCCCGAGCCGGACAGCGGCACCTGTTTCGAGGTCGGCTACGCGGTGGCCAAGGGAAAGCCGGTGTTCGGCTACATCCCCGAACACGGCAGCTTCGCCGAGCGCATCCGCGAGCGGCACCCGCAGGCGATCGGCCCGGACGGGGTGCTCGACGTGCACGGATGGAACATCGAAGAGTTCGGCCTGCCGCTGAATCTGATGCTGTCCGTACCGGCACCGCTGGTGGTCGGCGACGCGTGCACGGCGCTGGTGCATCTGGTGCGCTACCAGCACGCCCATACGTTCCCCGACACGGATTGA
- a CDS encoding SPFH domain-containing protein — MTVLSVGCTIAQPEPGDVAVYQDRPYLFGHEGIRPDVLTEGRDVTWASTTIIYVTTAPQTLHVPFQDLSSMDNILLDFDTSVQLRVVDAADTLKRFGPRWWENNVVSPYNSIVRKAVKSEKMAQMMSDPVAAEKVDQEVTEQLRALVKASGIRVEVMAVNLGKAKPNDNVLAQMNNTAAEQQRNLTLVAATIAEQQRKLEQEAKAEADNAYRNRMGLSPEQYLARQLAEIQADACRKAAACYLVPQGTNVVAR; from the coding sequence ATGACCGTCCTCAGCGTGGGCTGCACCATCGCCCAGCCCGAACCGGGTGACGTCGCCGTCTACCAGGACCGCCCGTATCTCTTCGGCCACGAAGGCATCCGCCCCGACGTCCTGACGGAAGGTCGTGACGTGACATGGGCGTCCACCACGATCATCTACGTCACCACCGCGCCGCAAACGCTGCACGTGCCGTTCCAGGACCTCTCGTCGATGGACAACATCCTGCTCGACTTCGACACCAGCGTGCAGTTGCGCGTGGTCGATGCGGCCGACACCCTGAAGCGCTTCGGTCCCCGCTGGTGGGAGAACAACGTGGTCTCGCCCTACAACTCGATCGTCCGCAAGGCGGTCAAGTCCGAGAAGATGGCGCAGATGATGTCCGACCCCGTGGCCGCCGAGAAGGTCGATCAGGAAGTGACCGAACAGCTGCGCGCGCTGGTCAAGGCATCCGGCATTCGCGTGGAAGTCATGGCGGTCAACCTGGGCAAGGCCAAGCCGAACGACAACGTGCTGGCACAGATGAACAATACGGCCGCCGAGCAGCAGCGCAACCTGACGCTGGTCGCCGCGACCATCGCCGAGCAGCAGCGCAAGCTGGAGCAGGAAGCCAAGGCCGAAGCCGACAACGCCTACCGCAACCGGATGGGCCTGTCGCCCGAGCAGTATCTTGCGCGCCAGTTGGCCGAGATCCAGGCCGACGCATGCAGGAAGGCGGCCGCGTGCTATCTCGTGCCGCAGGGCACGAACGTCGTCGCCAGGTAG
- the ppk2 gene encoding polyphosphate kinase 2 has translation MKQSKASTATIARPRPPTKAAANKASAKKASAKKPSAKKDAPGAEERTRMKRSDYEDELEKLHVELVKLQQWVTAKGLKVCVVFEGRDTAGKGGTIKAITERVSARVFRVVALPAPTERERSQMYIQRYVRYLPAAGEVVIFDRSWYNRAGVERVMGFADEATVHTFLQIAPLMEKAIVKSGVILLKYWLEVSEEEQGRRLKERANDGRKIWKLTPMDLKSYSRWYDYSRARDDMFAATDTPHAPWYVARTDDKRRGRLNIIQHLLDHVPYEAIPRKKVKFPKRQKRGGYTPLDHPYKFVDERY, from the coding sequence ATGAAGCAGAGCAAGGCAAGCACCGCAACAATCGCCAGGCCGCGCCCGCCGACCAAGGCCGCCGCGAATAAGGCCAGCGCGAAGAAGGCCAGCGCGAAGAAGCCCAGTGCAAAGAAGGACGCGCCGGGCGCCGAAGAACGCACGCGCATGAAGCGCAGCGATTACGAAGATGAGTTGGAGAAGCTGCACGTGGAGCTGGTGAAGCTGCAGCAGTGGGTGACTGCCAAGGGCCTGAAGGTGTGCGTCGTCTTCGAAGGGCGCGATACCGCGGGCAAGGGCGGCACCATCAAGGCCATCACCGAGCGCGTGAGCGCGCGCGTGTTCCGCGTCGTCGCGCTGCCGGCACCGACGGAGCGCGAGCGCTCCCAGATGTACATCCAGCGCTACGTCCGCTACCTGCCGGCCGCGGGCGAGGTCGTGATCTTCGATCGCAGCTGGTACAACCGCGCCGGCGTGGAGCGGGTGATGGGCTTCGCAGATGAAGCAACGGTGCACACCTTCCTGCAGATCGCGCCGCTGATGGAGAAGGCCATCGTCAAGTCGGGCGTGATCCTGCTCAAGTACTGGCTGGAAGTGAGCGAGGAGGAGCAGGGCCGGCGCCTGAAGGAACGCGCCAACGATGGGCGCAAGATCTGGAAGCTCACGCCGATGGACCTCAAGTCCTACAGCCGGTGGTACGACTATTCGCGTGCGCGCGATGACATGTTCGCCGCCACGGACACCCCGCACGCGCCCTGGTATGTCGCGCGCACCGACGACAAGCGCCGTGGGCGACTCAACATCATCCAGCACCTGCTGGACCACGTTCCCTACGAAGCGATTCCACGCAAGAAGGTGAAGTTTCCCAAACGCCAGAAGCGCGGCGGCTATACGCCGCTGGACCATCCGTACAAGTTCGTCGACGAGCGCTATTGA
- a CDS encoding M13 family metallopeptidase, with protein sequence MIRSSLPLVALLAAATTASAGALHGIHPEDINRKGDACTDFFDYANGAWRQQNPIPNYMDRWSRRWQSGEVNKEHVRDILTELSAKTDWPKGSAGQLAGDFYAACMDESQVNALGSKPVQPWLSQIDAIGDKAGLQGMIGKLHDVGVAVPFQVFAGEDAHDPSQTIAYFYAGGLGMPDRDYYLKTEPRFVEARAKYLEHVAKMFELAGTPAAQARQNADTVFAFEKRLAQASFDNVQLRDPKLQDNPTAFADLSKLAPGFDWGRYFDAAHMPRNAVIVTQPKFLQQVDKELATTPLPQWKTYLQWHVLNTAADSLSQPFVEENFAFNGKYLSGTTEIKPRWKRCAEATDQQLGEALGAKYVEKYFPPEAKARMQEMVKNILLAMDDTIHELDWMDEATKQKALEKRATFFPKLGYPDKFKDYQGVVISRDSSWDNVVAASRWNVADNRSQVGKPTDRSRWGMTPPTSNAYYNPLQNEIVFPAGILQPPAFDVNATDAVNYGAIGVVIGHEISHGFDDQGAQFDAQGRLANWWTPEDNKQFQAKGQCVVDQFEGYFIEPNVHHNGKLVLGESIGDLAGAKIAYRAYLKSREGKGPEPTLDGFTPEQQFFLAWGQWRGDETRMETQRTMIQGDPHPIAKYRVNGPLSNLPAFRAAFNCKADAPMVRPEADRCEVW encoded by the coding sequence GTGATCAGGTCCAGCCTTCCGCTCGTCGCTCTGTTAGCCGCCGCCACCACCGCATCGGCCGGTGCGCTTCACGGGATACATCCGGAGGACATCAACCGCAAAGGCGATGCCTGCACCGATTTCTTCGACTACGCCAACGGCGCGTGGCGCCAGCAGAACCCGATTCCCAACTACATGGATCGCTGGAGCCGGCGCTGGCAATCCGGTGAGGTCAACAAGGAGCACGTGCGCGACATCCTGACGGAGCTGTCGGCGAAGACCGACTGGCCCAAGGGCAGCGCGGGCCAGCTGGCCGGCGATTTCTACGCCGCGTGCATGGACGAATCGCAGGTCAACGCGCTGGGCAGCAAGCCGGTGCAGCCGTGGCTGTCGCAGATCGACGCGATCGGCGACAAGGCCGGGTTGCAGGGCATGATCGGAAAACTGCACGACGTCGGGGTGGCCGTGCCGTTCCAGGTCTTCGCCGGCGAAGATGCGCACGACCCCTCCCAGACCATCGCGTACTTCTATGCCGGCGGCCTGGGCATGCCGGACCGCGACTACTACCTCAAGACGGAGCCGCGCTTCGTCGAGGCACGTGCCAAGTACCTCGAACACGTGGCGAAGATGTTCGAGCTGGCCGGTACACCGGCGGCACAGGCCAGGCAGAACGCCGACACCGTGTTCGCCTTCGAGAAGCGCCTGGCGCAGGCCTCGTTCGACAACGTCCAGCTGCGCGATCCCAAGCTGCAGGACAATCCCACCGCATTCGCCGACCTGTCCAAGCTGGCGCCGGGTTTCGACTGGGGACGCTATTTCGATGCGGCGCACATGCCGCGCAATGCGGTCATCGTGACGCAGCCCAAGTTCCTGCAGCAGGTGGACAAGGAACTGGCGACGACGCCGCTGCCGCAGTGGAAGACCTACCTGCAGTGGCACGTGCTCAATACCGCGGCGGATTCGCTCTCGCAGCCGTTCGTCGAGGAGAACTTCGCCTTCAACGGCAAGTACCTCAGCGGCACGACCGAGATCAAGCCGCGCTGGAAGCGTTGCGCGGAAGCCACCGACCAGCAGCTGGGCGAGGCGCTGGGCGCGAAGTACGTCGAGAAGTACTTCCCGCCGGAAGCCAAGGCGCGCATGCAGGAGATGGTGAAGAACATCCTGCTGGCAATGGACGACACCATCCACGAGCTGGACTGGATGGACGAGGCGACCAAGCAGAAGGCGCTGGAGAAGCGCGCGACCTTCTTCCCCAAGCTCGGCTACCCGGACAAGTTCAAGGACTACCAGGGCGTGGTGATCTCGCGCGATTCGTCGTGGGACAACGTCGTCGCGGCCTCGCGCTGGAATGTCGCCGATAACCGCAGCCAGGTCGGCAAGCCGACCGACCGCAGCCGTTGGGGCATGACGCCGCCCACCTCGAATGCGTACTACAACCCGCTGCAGAACGAGATCGTGTTCCCGGCGGGCATCCTGCAGCCGCCCGCGTTCGACGTGAACGCCACCGACGCCGTCAACTACGGCGCGATCGGCGTGGTCATCGGTCACGAGATCAGCCACGGCTTCGACGACCAGGGCGCGCAGTTCGATGCGCAGGGACGCCTGGCCAACTGGTGGACGCCGGAAGACAACAAGCAGTTCCAGGCGAAGGGGCAGTGTGTCGTGGACCAGTTCGAGGGCTACTTCATCGAGCCCAACGTCCACCACAACGGCAAGCTGGTGCTAGGCGAATCCATCGGCGACCTCGCCGGCGCGAAGATCGCCTACCGCGCGTACCTCAAGTCGCGCGAGGGCAAGGGACCGGAGCCGACGCTGGATGGCTTCACGCCCGAACAGCAGTTCTTCCTGGCCTGGGGCCAGTGGCGCGGTGACGAAACGCGCATGGAAACCCAGCGCACCATGATCCAGGGCGACCCGCATCCCATAGCCAAGTACCGCGTCAACGGGCCGCTGTCGAACCTGCCGGCGTTCCGCGCGGCGTTCAACTGCAAGGCGGACGCGCCAATGGTCCGACCGGAAGCCGACCGCTGCGAGGTGTGGTGA
- a CDS encoding SulP family inorganic anion transporter, whose amino-acid sequence MQRAGPQRGDIVAGLTAAAVVIPKAMAYATIAGLPIEVGLYTAFVPMLVYALLGTSRPLSVSTTTTIAILTGAELTAVVPTADAGQLIVATATLTLMVGAILIVASLLRLGFVANFISLPVLVGFKAGIGVVIIVDQLPKLLGLHFEKGSFVQNIGEILRGLGHISWPTLAVGAGTIVALTLIERLRPRWPAPLIAVAAAIAGAGLLGWQSHGIDLVGTVPSGFPHLTLPDLTLAQQLWPGACGIALMSFTETIAVGRAFQASHEPLPRANRELLATGAGNLAGAFFGAMPSGGGMSQTAVNRRAGARTQMAQVVTAAATVATMLLLAPLIGLMPHATLAALVIVYSIGLIHPADFRDILRVRRTEFIWAVAAFAGVMLLGTLKGILVAIVVSLVALAHQAADPPVRVLGRKRGTHVYRGLTPEHPDDETFPGLLLLRVEGRLFFMNAERVAEKVRPLITEHRPDYVVFDLSGLFDLEYSALSALVDAERRYRAAGVQLVLVELNQDVLAMVRRSPLGDALGEQWMFQNLEIAVDRLQADAAGDARHVEPPT is encoded by the coding sequence ATGCAGCGAGCCGGGCCGCAGCGCGGAGACATCGTCGCCGGGCTGACCGCCGCTGCGGTCGTCATTCCCAAGGCAATGGCCTACGCGACCATCGCGGGGCTTCCGATCGAAGTCGGCCTGTATACGGCCTTCGTTCCGATGCTGGTGTATGCGCTGTTGGGCACGTCGCGTCCGTTGTCGGTCAGCACGACCACGACCATCGCCATCCTCACCGGCGCGGAATTGACGGCCGTGGTGCCCACCGCCGATGCCGGCCAGCTGATCGTGGCCACCGCCACGCTCACGCTCATGGTCGGCGCCATCCTCATCGTCGCGTCGCTGCTGCGACTGGGGTTCGTGGCCAACTTCATCTCGTTGCCGGTGCTGGTGGGCTTCAAGGCCGGCATCGGCGTGGTGATCATCGTCGATCAGTTGCCGAAGCTGCTGGGCCTGCATTTCGAGAAGGGATCGTTCGTCCAGAACATCGGCGAGATCCTGCGCGGGCTGGGCCACATTTCGTGGCCGACGCTGGCGGTGGGGGCGGGCACCATCGTGGCGCTGACGCTGATCGAGCGCCTGCGTCCGCGTTGGCCCGCACCGTTGATCGCGGTGGCCGCCGCGATCGCCGGCGCGGGGCTGTTGGGTTGGCAAAGTCACGGCATCGATCTGGTGGGAACGGTACCCAGCGGCTTTCCACACCTGACGCTGCCCGACCTCACGCTGGCGCAGCAGTTGTGGCCCGGCGCGTGCGGCATCGCGCTGATGAGTTTCACCGAGACCATCGCGGTGGGGCGCGCATTCCAGGCCAGCCACGAACCCTTGCCCCGCGCGAACCGCGAACTGCTCGCCACCGGCGCCGGCAATCTGGCCGGTGCGTTCTTCGGTGCGATGCCGTCCGGCGGCGGCATGTCGCAGACCGCGGTGAACCGCCGCGCTGGTGCGCGGACGCAGATGGCGCAGGTCGTCACCGCGGCCGCGACCGTGGCCACGATGCTGCTGCTCGCACCGCTGATCGGCCTGATGCCGCATGCCACGCTGGCCGCGCTGGTCATCGTCTACTCGATCGGCCTGATCCATCCGGCGGATTTCCGCGACATCCTGCGCGTGCGCCGCACTGAATTCATCTGGGCCGTCGCCGCATTCGCCGGTGTCATGCTGCTGGGCACGTTGAAGGGCATCCTCGTGGCGATCGTGGTCTCGCTGGTCGCACTGGCGCACCAGGCCGCCGACCCGCCCGTGCGAGTGCTGGGCCGCAAGCGCGGCACCCACGTGTACCGCGGCCTCACGCCGGAGCATCCGGACGACGAGACCTTCCCGGGCCTGTTGCTGCTGCGCGTGGAAGGCCGTCTGTTCTTCATGAATGCCGAGCGCGTGGCGGAGAAGGTGCGGCCACTCATCACGGAGCATCGCCCCGACTACGTGGTGTTCGATCTGTCGGGGTTGTTCGACCTGGAGTACTCGGCGCTCAGTGCGCTCGTCGATGCCGAGCGGCGGTACCGCGCCGCCGGCGTGCAGCTGGTGCTCGTCGAGTTGAATCAGGACGTCCTGGCGATGGTCCGCCGCTCCCCGCTCGGTGACGCGCTGGGCGAGCAGTGGATGTTCCAGAACCTGGAGATTGCGGTCGATCGCCTGCAGGCGGACGCCGCTGGAGACGCACGACACGTGGAGCCACCGACATGA
- a CDS encoding rRNA pseudouridine synthase, protein MTDPIRLSKRVAELAGCSRADAECYIENGWVRVDGQVVEAPQHSVTNERVELDPAAVLDAPEPATVLLHKPAGFDAIAGLQPAAALVAPATRWEGDASGVRLLQRHFVRLTPLVPLDAQASGLMVLTQDGRVWRRLTEDAAQIEQEFVVEVSGEIAPYGLRRLNHGLRYKGRELAPCKVSWQNEIRLRFALKDVQPGQIQDMCAQVGLQVVAMRRLRIGKVSLAKMPAGQWRYLPVGERF, encoded by the coding sequence ATGACCGATCCCATCCGACTTTCCAAACGCGTGGCCGAGCTGGCCGGGTGTTCGCGCGCCGATGCCGAGTGCTACATCGAGAACGGCTGGGTGCGGGTGGACGGCCAGGTCGTCGAGGCGCCGCAGCATTCGGTGACGAACGAGCGCGTCGAGCTGGACCCGGCGGCCGTGCTGGATGCGCCGGAGCCCGCCACGGTGTTGCTCCACAAGCCCGCCGGCTTCGATGCGATCGCCGGGCTCCAGCCGGCAGCCGCGCTGGTCGCGCCCGCCACTCGCTGGGAAGGTGACGCAAGCGGCGTTCGCCTGCTGCAACGCCATTTCGTCCGACTGACCCCATTGGTGCCGCTGGACGCGCAGGCCAGCGGCCTGATGGTGCTGACCCAGGATGGTCGCGTATGGCGCCGACTCACCGAGGACGCCGCGCAGATCGAGCAGGAGTTCGTCGTCGAGGTGTCCGGCGAGATCGCGCCCTATGGTCTGCGTCGCCTCAACCACGGCTTGCGCTACAAGGGGCGCGAGCTGGCGCCGTGCAAGGTCAGCTGGCAGAACGAGATCCGCCTGCGCTTCGCGCTGAAGGACGTGCAGCCCGGCCAGATCCAGGACATGTGTGCGCAGGTGGGCCTGCAGGTTGTGGCGATGCGCCGCCTGCGAATTGGCAAGGTGTCGCTGGCGAAGATGCCGGCCGGGCAATGGCGCTATCTGCCGGTGGGTGAGCGGTTCTAG
- a CDS encoding DUF1456 family protein produces the protein MIANDVLRSIRYMLDLSDQRVVEITQLADPAFALDKADVQAFLRREDDPEYADCSDAVLARFLDGLVVYCRGRDERLPARPPEKRVTNNVVLKKLRVAFELKDIDMHAVFESAGWPVSKPELTALFRQPGHANYRPCGDQLLRNFLKGLTMRVRGD, from the coding sequence ATGATCGCCAACGACGTGCTGCGCAGCATCCGCTACATGCTCGATCTCAGCGACCAGCGCGTCGTGGAAATCACCCAGTTGGCCGATCCGGCGTTCGCGCTCGACAAGGCCGACGTGCAGGCGTTCCTGCGCCGGGAAGACGACCCCGAGTACGCCGATTGCAGCGATGCCGTGCTCGCGCGTTTCCTCGACGGGTTGGTGGTGTACTGCCGTGGCCGCGACGAGCGCCTGCCGGCGCGGCCGCCAGAGAAGCGCGTCACCAACAACGTGGTGCTGAAGAAGCTGCGGGTGGCATTCGAGCTGAAGGATATCGACATGCACGCGGTGTTCGAATCCGCGGGATGGCCAGTGTCCAAGCCGGAGCTGACGGCGCTGTTCCGACAGCCGGGCCATGCCAATTACCGCCCGTGCGGGGACCAGCTGCTGCGCAACTTCCTGAAGGGCCTGACGATGCGCGTGCGCGGCGACTGA
- a CDS encoding ubiquinone/menaquinone biosynthesis methyltransferase: MDRHAQRSTENAAAFDWAHDDVFGRIASRYDLLCDLFSLGIHRLWKRRVARRIAEERWTRLLDGATGTGDIILRLVAHESTADRQIVASDVSAGMLGIAQRRLGSNADRVRLECLDAERMPSVADGSVDAYSISLALKICNRTQVLNEAFRVLAPGGRLIVLEASNIPWKPLQATYLAYMSACMPLLGWIATGGDASAYRYLLHGIREFPTAEGLAEELSAHGFVDVAFERQSLGIVAIHTARKPRTA, encoded by the coding sequence ATGGACCGCCACGCTCAGCGCAGCACGGAAAATGCGGCCGCCTTCGATTGGGCGCACGACGACGTGTTCGGGCGCATCGCCTCTCGTTACGACCTGCTGTGCGATCTGTTCAGTCTGGGTATTCACCGACTCTGGAAGCGGCGCGTAGCACGGCGCATCGCTGAGGAGCGCTGGACCCGGCTGCTCGACGGCGCGACCGGTACCGGAGACATCATCCTGCGTCTTGTGGCGCACGAATCCACAGCGGATCGCCAGATCGTAGCGTCCGACGTGAGCGCGGGGATGCTGGGAATCGCGCAGCGCCGGCTGGGTTCCAACGCCGACCGGGTCAGGCTCGAATGCCTCGATGCGGAGCGCATGCCTTCGGTGGCAGATGGAAGCGTGGACGCGTACTCCATTTCCCTGGCACTGAAGATCTGCAATCGCACGCAGGTGCTCAACGAGGCGTTCCGCGTTCTCGCGCCGGGTGGCCGGCTGATCGTGCTCGAAGCGTCCAATATTCCCTGGAAGCCCCTGCAGGCAACGTACCTTGCCTACATGTCGGCGTGCATGCCGTTGCTGGGATGGATCGCCACGGGAGGTGATGCGTCCGCCTACCGATATCTGTTGCACGGCATACGTGAGTTCCCTACCGCAGAGGGTCTTGCAGAAGAGCTGAGTGCGCACGGCTTCGTGGACGTAGCATTCGAACGGCAGTCGCTCGGAATCGTCGCGATACACACTGCGCGCAAACCGCGGACGGCGTAG
- a CDS encoding fasciclin domain-containing protein gives MSTMTNTSTNTKNLVDTAAADGSFKTFGKAIERAGMSDTLRGVGPFTVFAPTDAAFEKLPDGKLEALFKPENKEELVSLLNYHLVSGRKTVADIGKWDAARTVNGQPAPITLTNDKVSIDGAEVTSADISSSNGVIHGINKVNIPTRQ, from the coding sequence ATGAGCACCATGACCAATACCAGCACCAACACCAAGAACCTCGTCGACACGGCTGCCGCTGACGGGTCGTTCAAGACCTTCGGCAAGGCCATCGAACGTGCAGGCATGAGCGACACCCTGCGCGGCGTGGGTCCGTTCACCGTGTTTGCACCCACCGATGCGGCGTTCGAAAAGCTTCCTGACGGCAAGCTGGAAGCCCTGTTCAAGCCCGAGAACAAGGAAGAACTCGTGTCGCTGCTGAACTACCACCTTGTCAGCGGTCGCAAGACCGTGGCGGACATCGGAAAGTGGGACGCCGCCAGGACGGTCAACGGTCAGCCCGCTCCGATCACCTTGACCAACGACAAGGTCAGCATCGACGGCGCGGAAGTCACGTCGGCCGACATCAGCTCCAGCAACGGTGTCATCCACGGCATCAACAAGGTCAACATTCCGACCAGGCAGTAA